ATAAAGGTCTGAAAGCCCCCCGTTTTATCCTGCAACTGACGCAATTGCTCCATATGGTCCACCCGATGCTTAAACTCTTCAATATGTCCGTAAAGCATGGTAGCATTAGAGCGCATACCCAGCTCATGCCAGATTTCATGAATGCGCAGCCATTGCTCGCCCGTACATTTTCCGCCTGCAATTTGCTCTCGAATTTCGGGATGGAAAATCTCGGCTCCTCCGCCGGGCATAGACTGCAAACCGGCCTCTTTCATTAGGCGCATACCTTCTTCATAAGAGACCTTGGCCTTTTTGAAAATGTAGTGATATTCTACTGGCGTGAGGGCCTTTACATGCAGGTCGGGACGATGTGCACGGATTTGGCTAAACAACTGGCTGTAAAATTCTAGATCGTACTGCGGCAAAACCCCACCTACAATATGCACCTCGGTAACTGGCTCCTCATCATACTTTTTGATGATTTCCATCATCTCTTCTAAGGTCAGTTCCCAACCATCTTCCCGCTTCTTAATTCGGCGAGAGTAAGAACAAAAGGTACAGGTATATAAACAAACATTGGTGGGCTCCAAATGAAAGTTTCGGTTGAAGTAGGTTTTATCTGCATGCTTCTTTTCCCGAATAAAGTTGGCCAAAACCCCTAGGTAGCCCAAGGGCGCATGCTCATATAAGTAAATGCCCTGATCTAC
This genomic interval from Saprospira grandis contains the following:
- the mqnE gene encoding aminofutalosine synthase MqnE, translated to MSTAIDTLLNDSALDAGLRQIAQAVQQEKRLTVDQGIYLYEHAPLGYLGVLANFIREKKHADKTYFNRNFHLEPTNVCLYTCTFCSYSRRIKKREDGWELTLEEMMEIIKKYDEEPVTEVHIVGGVLPQYDLEFYSQLFSQIRAHRPDLHVKALTPVEYHYIFKKAKVSYEEGMRLMKEAGLQSMPGGGAEIFHPEIREQIAGGKCTGEQWLRIHEIWHELGMRSNATMLYGHIEEFKHRVDHMEQLRQLQDKTGGFQTFIPLKFRNQNNEMSHLPESSAVEDLRNYAIARIYMDNFEHIKAYWPMIGRTTAQLSLAFGVDDIDGTIDDTTKIYSMAGSEEQNPALSTEELVQLIKAVGRHPIERGTLYNVVQDYQDFDFSQQPKKVKKGFVGLPVIDKTKA